A genomic window from Bacillus rossius redtenbacheri isolate Brsri chromosome 7, Brsri_v3, whole genome shotgun sequence includes:
- the LOC134533691 gene encoding uncharacterized protein LOC134533691 isoform X5: protein MFFFLVRYYKKDIEEVSTPGKKRKKRPQEGKSLDTVDDFTVNAIRNAIYRMYAEGLNVTVDTILKEIRERQIDYYGGRSSLHKLLKKMGFSWTTVDGRKALIENENIVLQRIDFLRKYKEEKERGANFIFVDETWIFQRGKALIYLKICSVVQYKVFHFHFIYFSGTVSKSWQDKSLQSAKRRTVGDGKRFIVVNAGGRTGFVPGAGLLFVSGQKTADYHGEMNGETFLMWFEDMLVHLEEPSVIIMDNASYHSTQMGEVCGSRGEANSSRLGEKSPQTAAPFLHSSSTSARIVQVKTVTAKNLRLRHSK from the exons atgtttttttttttggttaggtactacaagaaagacattgaagaagtttcaacaccaggaaaaaagaggaaaaaaaggccacaggaaggaaagtcacttgacacagtcgacgatttcacagtaaatgcaatcaggaatgcaatttacaggatgtacgctgaag gtttgaatgttacagtcgacaccattttgaaagaaatcagggaaagacaaatagattattatggtggaagatcaagtcttcataaattgttaaagaagatgggattttcatggacaactgttgatggacgaaaagctttgatagagaatgaaaacatagtattgcagcgaatagatttcttgagaaagtataaagaagaaaaagaaagaggtgccaatttcatatttgttgatgaaacatggattttccagagaggcaaggcattaatttatttgaaaatttgttctgtggtccaatacaaagtatttcatttccatttcatatatttttcaggaactgtatcaaagtcatggcaggacaagagtctacaatctgcgaagagacgtactgttggagatggtaaaaggtttattgttgttaatgctggagggcgcactggctttgtgccaggagcaggattactttttgtttcaggtcagaagactgcagactaccatggcgagatgaatggggaaactttcttgatgtggtttgaagacatgttggtgcatcttgaggaacccagtgtcatcataatggacaatgcttcatatcacagcacccag atgggcgaggtgtgtggatcacgtggagaagctaattcaagcagactgggagagaaAAGTCCAcagacagcggcaccattcctccactcatcatccacctcggcgaggatagttcaagtgaagacagtgacagcgaagaatttgaggttacgacacagcaagtag
- the LOC134533691 gene encoding uncharacterized protein LOC134533691 isoform X2 — translation MFFFLVRYYKKDIEEVSTPGKKRKKRPQEGKSLDTVDDFTVNAIRNAIYRMYAEGLNVTVDTILKEIRERQIDYYGGRSSLHKLLKKMGFSWTTVDGRKALIENENIVLQRIDFLRKYKEEKERGANFIFVDETWIFQRGKALIYLKICSVVQYKVFHFHFIYFSGTVSKSWQDKSLQSAKRRTVGDGQKTADYHGEMNGETFLMWFEDMLVHLEEPSVIIMDNASYHSTQVEKTPTTNWTKAALIAWLEKNGIKHENNLLKVELLRIAKQNKPRIRYEVDELARNYGHEILRLPPYHYHYNAIELVWAQCKHHYNSNVGRAKRFDNDAVAAIWKEALDASTPERWARCVDHVEKLIQADWERKVHRQRHHSSTHHPPRRG, via the exons atgtttttttttttggttaggtactacaagaaagacattgaagaagtttcaacaccaggaaaaaagaggaaaaaaaggccacaggaaggaaagtcacttgacacagtcgacgatttcacagtaaatgcaatcaggaatgcaatttacaggatgtacgctgaag gtttgaatgttacagtcgacaccattttgaaagaaatcagggaaagacaaatagattattatggtggaagatcaagtcttcataaattgttaaagaagatgggattttcatggacaactgttgatggacgaaaagctttgatagagaatgaaaacatagtattgcagcgaatagatttcttgagaaagtataaagaagaaaaagaaagaggtgccaatttcatatttgttgatgaaacatggattttccagagaggcaaggcattaatttatttgaaaatttgttctgtggtccaatacaaagtatttcatttccatttcatatatttttcaggaactgtatcaaagtcatggcaggacaagagtctacaatctgcgaagagacgtactgttggagatg gtcagaagactgcagactaccatggcgagatgaatggggaaactttcttgatgtggtttgaagacatgttggtgcatcttgaggaacccagtgtcatcataatggacaatgcttcatatcacagcacccag gttgagaaaacacctacaacgaactggaccaaggctgcactgatcgcgtggctggagaagaatgggataaaacatgaaaataatttgttgaaagtggagctgctgagaatagctaaacaaaacaagccccgaatacg atatgaggtagacgagttggctcgtaactatggccacgaaattctacgactcccaccctatcactaccactataatgcaatcgaactagtttgggctcaatgtaaacaccattacaatagtaacgtggggcgggccaagagatttgacaatgatgcagttgcagccatctggaaagaggctcttgatgcttccacaccagagag atgggcgaggtgtgtggatcacgtggagaagctaattcaagcagactgggagagaaAAGTCCAcagacagcggcaccattcctccactcatcatccacctcggcgaggatag
- the LOC134533691 gene encoding uncharacterized protein LOC134533691 isoform X3 encodes MFFFLVRYYKKDIEEVSTPGKKRKKRPQEGKSLDTVDDFTVNAIRNAIYRMYAEGLNVTVDTILKEIRERQIDYYGGRSSLHKLLKKMGFSWTTVDGRKALIENENIVLQRIDFLRKYKEEKERGTVSKSWQDKSLQSAKRRTVGDGKRFIVVNAGGRTGFVPGAGLLFVSGQKTADYHGEMNGETFLMWFEDMLVHLEEPSVIIMDNASYHSTQVEKTPTTNWTKAALIAWLEKNGIKHENNLLKVELLRIAKQNKPRIRYEVDELARNYGHEILRLPPYHYHYNAIELVWAQCKHHYNSNVGRAKRFDNDAVAAIWKEALDASTPERWARCVDHVEKLIQADWERKVHRQRHHSSTHHPPRRG; translated from the exons atgtttttttttttggttaggtactacaagaaagacattgaagaagtttcaacaccaggaaaaaagaggaaaaaaaggccacaggaaggaaagtcacttgacacagtcgacgatttcacagtaaatgcaatcaggaatgcaatttacaggatgtacgctgaag gtttgaatgttacagtcgacaccattttgaaagaaatcagggaaagacaaatagattattatggtggaagatcaagtcttcataaattgttaaagaagatgggattttcatggacaactgttgatggacgaaaagctttgatagagaatgaaaacatagtattgcagcgaatagatttcttgagaaagtataaagaagaaaaagaaagag gaactgtatcaaagtcatggcaggacaagagtctacaatctgcgaagagacgtactgttggagatggtaaaaggtttattgttgttaatgctggagggcgcactggctttgtgccaggagcaggattactttttgtttcaggtcagaagactgcagactaccatggcgagatgaatggggaaactttcttgatgtggtttgaagacatgttggtgcatcttgaggaacccagtgtcatcataatggacaatgcttcatatcacagcacccag gttgagaaaacacctacaacgaactggaccaaggctgcactgatcgcgtggctggagaagaatgggataaaacatgaaaataatttgttgaaagtggagctgctgagaatagctaaacaaaacaagccccgaatacg atatgaggtagacgagttggctcgtaactatggccacgaaattctacgactcccaccctatcactaccactataatgcaatcgaactagtttgggctcaatgtaaacaccattacaatagtaacgtggggcgggccaagagatttgacaatgatgcagttgcagccatctggaaagaggctcttgatgcttccacaccagagag atgggcgaggtgtgtggatcacgtggagaagctaattcaagcagactgggagagaaAAGTCCAcagacagcggcaccattcctccactcatcatccacctcggcgaggatag
- the LOC134533691 gene encoding uncharacterized protein LOC134533691 isoform X4 has translation MFFFLVRYYKKDIEEVSTPGKKRKKRPQEGKSLDTVDDFTVNAIRNAIYRMYAEGLNVTVDTILKEIRERQIDYYGGRSSLHKLLKKMGFSWTTVDGRKALIENENIVLQRIDFLRKYKEEKERGANFIFVDETWIFQRGKALIYLKICSVVQYKVFHFHFIYFSGTVSKSWQDKSLQSAKRRTVGDGKRFIVVNAGGRTGFVPGAGLLFVSGQKTADYHGEMNGETFLMWFEDMLVHLEEPSVIIMDNASYHSTQVEKTPTTNWTKAALIAWLEKNGIKHENNLLKVELLRIAKQNKPRIRWARCVDHVEKLIQADWERKVHRQRHHSSTHHPPRRG, from the exons atgtttttttttttggttaggtactacaagaaagacattgaagaagtttcaacaccaggaaaaaagaggaaaaaaaggccacaggaaggaaagtcacttgacacagtcgacgatttcacagtaaatgcaatcaggaatgcaatttacaggatgtacgctgaag gtttgaatgttacagtcgacaccattttgaaagaaatcagggaaagacaaatagattattatggtggaagatcaagtcttcataaattgttaaagaagatgggattttcatggacaactgttgatggacgaaaagctttgatagagaatgaaaacatagtattgcagcgaatagatttcttgagaaagtataaagaagaaaaagaaagaggtgccaatttcatatttgttgatgaaacatggattttccagagaggcaaggcattaatttatttgaaaatttgttctgtggtccaatacaaagtatttcatttccatttcatatatttttcaggaactgtatcaaagtcatggcaggacaagagtctacaatctgcgaagagacgtactgttggagatggtaaaaggtttattgttgttaatgctggagggcgcactggctttgtgccaggagcaggattactttttgtttcaggtcagaagactgcagactaccatggcgagatgaatggggaaactttcttgatgtggtttgaagacatgttggtgcatcttgaggaacccagtgtcatcataatggacaatgcttcatatcacagcacccag gttgagaaaacacctacaacgaactggaccaaggctgcactgatcgcgtggctggagaagaatgggataaaacatgaaaataatttgttgaaagtggagctgctgagaatagctaaacaaaacaagccccgaatacg atgggcgaggtgtgtggatcacgtggagaagctaattcaagcagactgggagagaaAAGTCCAcagacagcggcaccattcctccactcatcatccacctcggcgaggatag
- the LOC134533691 gene encoding uncharacterized protein LOC134533691 isoform X1, whose protein sequence is MFFFLVRYYKKDIEEVSTPGKKRKKRPQEGKSLDTVDDFTVNAIRNAIYRMYAEGLNVTVDTILKEIRERQIDYYGGRSSLHKLLKKMGFSWTTVDGRKALIENENIVLQRIDFLRKYKEEKERGANFIFVDETWIFQRGKALIYLKICSVVQYKVFHFHFIYFSGTVSKSWQDKSLQSAKRRTVGDGKRFIVVNAGGRTGFVPGAGLLFVSGQKTADYHGEMNGETFLMWFEDMLVHLEEPSVIIMDNASYHSTQVEKTPTTNWTKAALIAWLEKNGIKHENNLLKVELLRIAKQNKPRIRYEVDELARNYGHEILRLPPYHYHYNAIELVWAQCKHHYNSNVGRAKRFDNDAVAAIWKEALDASTPERWARCVDHVEKLIQADWERKVHRQRHHSSTHHPPRRG, encoded by the exons atgtttttttttttggttaggtactacaagaaagacattgaagaagtttcaacaccaggaaaaaagaggaaaaaaaggccacaggaaggaaagtcacttgacacagtcgacgatttcacagtaaatgcaatcaggaatgcaatttacaggatgtacgctgaag gtttgaatgttacagtcgacaccattttgaaagaaatcagggaaagacaaatagattattatggtggaagatcaagtcttcataaattgttaaagaagatgggattttcatggacaactgttgatggacgaaaagctttgatagagaatgaaaacatagtattgcagcgaatagatttcttgagaaagtataaagaagaaaaagaaagaggtgccaatttcatatttgttgatgaaacatggattttccagagaggcaaggcattaatttatttgaaaatttgttctgtggtccaatacaaagtatttcatttccatttcatatatttttcaggaactgtatcaaagtcatggcaggacaagagtctacaatctgcgaagagacgtactgttggagatggtaaaaggtttattgttgttaatgctggagggcgcactggctttgtgccaggagcaggattactttttgtttcaggtcagaagactgcagactaccatggcgagatgaatggggaaactttcttgatgtggtttgaagacatgttggtgcatcttgaggaacccagtgtcatcataatggacaatgcttcatatcacagcacccag gttgagaaaacacctacaacgaactggaccaaggctgcactgatcgcgtggctggagaagaatgggataaaacatgaaaataatttgttgaaagtggagctgctgagaatagctaaacaaaacaagccccgaatacg atatgaggtagacgagttggctcgtaactatggccacgaaattctacgactcccaccctatcactaccactataatgcaatcgaactagtttgggctcaatgtaaacaccattacaatagtaacgtggggcgggccaagagatttgacaatgatgcagttgcagccatctggaaagaggctcttgatgcttccacaccagagag atgggcgaggtgtgtggatcacgtggagaagctaattcaagcagactgggagagaaAAGTCCAcagacagcggcaccattcctccactcatcatccacctcggcgaggatag